The Prosthecobacter vanneervenii region GTCCGCCTGAAGCTCTACAAGGGCAACATCATCCCTGCCGGACGCAAGAGCATCTACAGCCTCTACAATCCGCAGATCGCCACCATGGAAGCAGACCCCACCAAGGCCTACAACCAGGACGACGCCACAGGCTTCATCCGCCTGAATGGCCTCCGCCTCCGCACCGGTGCGCTACGCGATCGCAAAAAGTAAGTTCCGCTTATTAAAATGGGGGCCTTAGGGCCCCCATTTTTTATAGCCTGTTACGACATTAACAGGCAACGGGCTTGCGCTAAAACGACGATCAAAAAAAGTTACCGCCGATATATCTCACCATAGGGTAAAACCTACTTCCCCCGCACGGCGGATACGTGAATCAAACAGGATGAAGAGCGTCCCCGTGCAGTAGATCAAATTGGCCAGTCCCAGCCACAGTGGCATGAAGGAACGAGGCACCAAAGCCACATGCGGCTCCATGAGATGGGGAAACACCTGATTGAGAAAATACAGGCCGGCGCCAGCAGCAGCTAGAAAGACCAGCGCCAGCAGCCAGCGGCAGCTCGCGCGCTCGTTCATGAAGCCATACATGACCAGCAGGCTCAGCGCGTACCAAACGATCGAACCCGCGAACCAGCGGAAAACCTCATGGAAAAGAAACAGCGCGATCACGACCGCCCCTGTAATCATGTGAGACCACATGACCTTGCGGGTGAAGTCGATCTCTTTCAGGTGCCGGGCACCTCGATAACGCTGAACATCCAACATGCTGGCTGAACGATAGTATAAAATTAAGGGTAAATGATTTCTTTAAATGACCTCCAATATCCTTTATCTAGCACTTGGCTTGGTAGGCGGGATACACGCTTCTTAGCATAAATACGACCAAAAACCAATTTATCATTCAGATAACAAAGAAACTTTATGATGACCGTTGATCCTTGCGCCACTTTCCCAAGTTCCCTTTATCTATAATTCACGGTTCATTTTCTTCTAGGTTGTCTTTGATTAAGTTTACTCCTTTGGCCCCAATCGCAAACAAGATCCCCTTGTCTGCAGAATCCCGTCTGCATCCGATGCACAGATTGGAGGAAATCAGCACCCCCTTCACCTCTCCCGTGCTCCACGCTGCAGGCGTCTTCAGTCCGGAGAAAGTATTGCCAGTGAGTAGCAATCCATGCACGCCCCCCTCCAACAGCACGCCCGTTCCCATGTCCACGCCCATCGGCGTCTTGGCCTCAGCAGGACGCTTGTCCATGCCGGCTCCAATGTAGGTGTTGCAGAAGGAGTTCCCGCTGATCGTGTTGCGCTCGCTGTCCTTCCCCACTCTCACAGAGAACTCATGCGCCAGCACAAAGGTGTTCGCACTCAGTGTGCAGCCGCAGGCATCCCGCAGGTCAATCCCGCCCTTCAGGTGATGCGCGATCACGTTCGCACTTAGTGTGATTCCGTAGCAGTCGCGGTCCAGGATCACCGCTGTCCCGTTGCACTCCTCGATCATGTTTCCGCTCAGCACCGAGCCATAGGTGTTCTCGATGATCACGCCGTTCCCCAGGTGATCGTCCACATTGTTGCCATTCATGCACAGGTTGAAGGAATCGCTGCAGCGCAGCGCATCCTGGTTCTCCTCAAAGTGGTTCGCGTTCACCACGATGTCATGCCCGCCCATGATCTCCACCCCGCACTTCTTGTTGTAAGTAATGATGCAGTCCGCCACACGCGGATCTTCCGCACAGTTCACCATATGGATGCCGCTTCCACCATGGTGGTCGATCGACACGCCCTCAAAGTAAATCTCCTCAATGCACTCCGCAAAGATCCCATCCCCGCTCTTCTCATTGCCGCTCACCCTCAGGTCCGCCATCTGCACGCGCCATAGGCGCGCTTTTTTGTCGGTGTCGAGTGTCGGCGGGCGCAGAATGAAAGCAGGCGCTCCCTCGGCGTTCTTATTGATGATGTGTGTGGCCGCACCACCACCCACGATGCGTGTCTCCGCCGTCTTCACCAGCAGCGGTTGCGTGATCTCATAGTTCCCCGGCGGTATCGTCACCAGCCCGCCGCTGGCAGGCACAGCATCCAGGGCCGCCTGCAGGCTGGGATATTTCGCCGCATCCACCGCCACAGGCGGCGTGGCAGTTTGCGCATGGATAGCGGCGGCATGCAGGCAGAGGTAAAAAATCAGTGTTTTCATCCATCCACTTACGCGCCCTGCCTCCACATTTTCTCGCCCCCTCTCGGCCAACTTTCATCTCGCGCATTTTCCGCCTGCAAAAGCTCCCCGCCGCGCCACGTTTGCTCTTCCCCACCATGATCAAACGCCTCACGCTCCTGTTCGCAGCCGCCCTGTCGCTCTCCTCCGCTTTCGCGGAGCCCAAGAAGCTCCTCGTCGTCACTGTCACCACAAGCTTCCGCCATTCCTCCATCGAGACCGCCGAGAAAGTCCTCGCCGAACTCGGTCAGAAATCCGGTGCCTTTACCGTCGATTACGTCCACCAGCCCGACGGCCAGCCCAAGAACCCCGGCAAGCCTCCCGTGCGCGATGAGAAGAAGGACACTGACGAGTCCTTCAAGGCCAAGCAGGATGCCTACAGCAAGGCCCTTGCTGAATTCAACGTGGCCAACAAAATCTGGACCGAGAAAATCGCCGCCTACATGGCCGACAAGATGGCCCTCGACAAAATCAAGGGCTACGACGGCTTCGTCTTTGCCAACACCACCGGCGACCTCCTCCTCCCTGACCGCGAAGGCTTCATCAAGCTCATCGAAGGCGGCAAGGCCTTCATCGCCATGCACTCCGGCTCCGACACCTACCACCCCTTCCGTGGCTACATCGACATGCTGGGTGGAGAATTCGAAACCCACAAGTCTCAGGTCGAAATCCAGCCCATCGTTCATGACCCCGCCCACATCATCACCAAGACCGTTCCCTCCGGCTGGAAAGTCTTCGACGAGATCTACATCATCAAGACCTTCGACAAAGCCAAGGTGCATGGCCTCCTCGGTCTGAACACCCATCCCAACCTTGAGCAGATGCTGCAGGAAGCCGCCCAGCGGAAAGAAAAGAACATCCAAGACCCCAAGAAGGATGCCGACTTGAAGGATGTCGAAGCCCAAAAAGGCCGCTACTACCCCGTCTCCTGGTGCAAGGAACTCGGCTCCGGCCGTGTGTATTACAACTCCCTCGGCCACCGCGAAGACGTCTGGGATCCCACCTGGAAAGCCGGCACCAAGGACCGCAAGAACAGCCCTGAGATCGCCCAGACCTATCAGGACATGATCCTCGCCGGCATCAAGTGGGCCCTCAAGCTCGCCGACGCCCCCTCCCCAGTCGGCAACATTCCTTGAGGTAAACATTCCATCATTCAATCCCCGGGCGCTGTGGCAACACAGCGCCTTTTTTATTCTCACCTCTGGACGCGAACCGCCCCTTACGCCAGCTCAAACCTCACGTGCTCATAGTCCAGCACTGAAGGACATGCTGCTTCAAAAGAATGTGGCCGCGCAGCAGTGATGGCGATGACGGTGCTTCCAGCTCTTCGCCCGGCTTCGATGCCCGCCTGGGCATCTTCAAACACGAGACACTGGTCTGCCGTAGTTCCGAGCAGCCTTGCGGCTTTCAGATAGCCTTCTGGCTCAGGCTTGCCCTGAGAAACATCCTCGGCGGTGATCATGTTCTTGGGAATCGGCAGGCCAGCAGCCGTGAGTCTGCGCACCGCCAGCTCCCGCCCGGCCGAAGTAACCACCGCCCAGCGATGGCTGGGCAGGCGAGCGATTAGCTCTGCCGCTCCGGCAATGGCCACAATGCCCTCCACATCCGCAATCTCCATCGCCTCCACCTTCTTCGCCTCCACCTCAGCATCGGCTCCAGCAATCGCAAACGCACGCACGGTGTCGATGGTTCGGCGTCCGTGAGACTCCGCCATCACAGGCGCAAAGTCACGCCCGTGCGAGGCTGCCCAGTCACGCCACACGCGCTCCACCACCGCGCGCGAGTCCAGCAGCGTGCCATCCATGTCAAAAAGGACCGCCTGAAAGGGGCGATCAAGCTGGAGAATATCCGTTGCAGCAGAAGACATCGGCAGCACGACTTCTCACGGCGCTTCCGTCCCAGAGGCTGCGGCGGCCACTTCCGCGCGCTTGTCTTTGCTGAAGCGGATATCCTCAGCTCGCTCGATGAAGATGGTATCTTCGCAGATGTTCTTGGCATGGTCTCCCACACGCTCCAGAAAGCGTGCGATGAAAATGAGATGGATGTAGCCCTCCAGCTCCACGTGCTGGGACTCCATCACGGCGATGATCTCGCGGTCCAGTGCCTTCTCGGCAGCGTCCAGTTCCTTGTCCAGCAGGCGCGCAGCAGCAGCAGCTTCGGGGTCCGCATTCAGAAAGGCCTGCAGACTCTGGTCCAGATTGCGGTCACAAAGAGAGTACACCGGCTGGATGAGCTTCACTTCAGGGTACTCCGGCAGGTTGTTCAGAATCCGTGCACGCTTGGCGATGCTCGACGCCTGGTCGGCAATGCGCTCCAGGTTGTTCGCCACGCGGATCGTTCCCATCACCGCCCGCAGGTCATGCGCTGTCGGCTGAAACTTCACCAGGATCTGCATGCCCAGCTTGTCCACACTCTTCTCCAGTTCATTCACATCCTGGTCGGCAGCTATCGCGGCATTGCACAGGTCAGTGTCACGCTCCAGCAGGCCGCGCATCGCGCTGGCCAGGTTCTTGCGCGCCATGCTGGCCATCGCAAGGACGTCTCCGCGCAGCTTGTCGAGCGAGTGGGTGTAACTGGAAAGGATATGTTCGTGCATGGTTTAGAATGAACTAATGTGACAAATTCGCTACATTGGAATTGCGGAAGATTCAGATTCTCCCGCTGGCGGGTGCTCCTCTTCCGCCTCGGTCACCGCCCCCTTGGGATCACGATGAGTCAGACGGCAAAAGTCGGCATACCCTAGGATTTCAAAGCTACCGTCCAGATTTTCCACAATCGCTGTCATGGACTCCACCCAGTCTCCGGAGTTCAGATAGTGCGTGCTGCCCACCATCTTGTTGTCCACTTTGTGGATGTGCCCGCAGATGATGCCCTTGCAGCCCCGCTGCCGTGCCAGATTCTGCAGCTGCTCCTCATACTTGCCCACGGCTCCGATGGTGGATTTCACCTTCTGCTTCACCCAGGCGCTGAAGGAGAATGGCTCCTTACCCCGCAGTCCCCGGTAGGCGTTGTACAGGCGGTTGATCCTCAGAAGAAAGTTGTACCCTAGCCCACCCAGCTGCGCTAGCCACGCGTGGTTGGTGCTCACCGCATCAAAGCCGTCTCCGTGCACGACCAAATAGTCTCCTGTGGGCGTGTGGTGGATGTGCTCGTCTGTGATGATGAAGTGCTCAAACTGGATCGGGATGAAGCGGTCCAGCACATCGTCGTGGTTTCCACGCAGGTAGATGATCTCCGTGTTCTCCTTCTCCATCTTGCGCAGCACGGTGCGGATGAAGTTCGTGTGTCCCTTGTTCCACCCGCCCATGCGGCGCAGGTGCCAGGCATCAATGATGTCGCCATTGAGCACCAGTTTATCGCAGAGGCAGTGCCGCAGAAAATGGGAGGCCTGCGCAGCCTTGCTGTCTGGCATGCCCAGATGCACGTCGGAAATGAAGATGGTCTTGAACCTCAGCTTCGACTTGCCGGTGGCGGGATTCAGAACTGGTGCTTCGGCGGACATTTCTCTATTTCACGATCTCCTTCCTCTGCATCACAGATGCCAGTTCGTGCTCAAATTGCTCTATGACCCGCTCCCACCCGAGGTCAAACGCAGACTGCCGCGCAGCAAAGCGCAGTTCCCCATTCTGCCACGCTTCGGCAGCCACTCGCGCCTGCGCCAGAAAGGCCTCCGTTTCGTTAAAAGGGGCCAGCCAGCCGTTTTCCCCGCTGCGGATGAGCAGCCTGGGCGCAGCGTAGTCATACGCCACCACCCCCAGTCCCGCAGCCATCGCCTCCAGCACCACGTTCCCAAAGGTTTCCGTGATGCTCGGAAAGAGAAACACATCGCCCGACGCATAGTGCGCGGCCAGATCCTCCCCCGTTCGTGCCCCGGCATAGTGAAACTCAGGCCTCTCAGCCTTCAGAGACTCCAGCCGCGGGCCATTGCCCACGATAACCATGCGCGCCTTGGGCTGCACCTCTTTAAAGACGTCGTAGGCACGCACCACCAGCTCCAGATTTTTTTCGGCCGCCACCCGCCCCACATAGATTGCCACCGGGGTGCTTTCGTCTGCCCCCCAGCTCCGGCGCAGCACTGCATCCCGGCGGATGGGGTCAAACATCTCCGTGTCCACCCCGCGCCCCAGCACCCCAACATTCTGAATGCCCCAGCGCTCCAGCATGGCCGCCGTATCAGCAGAGGGGGTCAGAGTGCGGGCGGTCTGATTGTGAATCGTTCGCAGCACCCCCTGCGCCACCGTCTCCAGCCCCGGCAGGTGGTAGTCCTCCAGATAGTTTTGGAAGTTGGTATGAAACCCGGACACCACCGGGATGTCCCGCTTCCCCGCCGCGCGGATGGCCGAAATCCCCATGAGCGTCTCCGTGGCCACGTACAGGACATCCGGCCGGAAAGTGTCAAAAAGCTCCAGCATCTGCCGCGTGGAGGCAAAGCCAAAGCGCAGCCCGGGATAGCCCGGCAGCGGCATCGAGTGCATCACATGCCTCTGCAGCCCCTCCTGGGACTCCACCGTCGTCACCACCTCCACCACATGCCCGCGCTTCACCAGTCCCATGCCCAGCGTATGCAGCGTACGCGCCACGCCATTGATATCCGGCGGATAGGTGTCGGTGACGATGAGTACCCTCATGTGTGGAATTTACTTATTAACCTGCCTCAGCAAGAAGCGCATCCGCGAATCCACTCCAACTTTGTCACCGTGACGAATCCGTCACGCTTCATCTCTGGGAAGCCAGCAAGTCTGTTGCCATGTGACATCTTCGTTGCCATCATGCCTTTGCCGATGGCGCTCCCACGTCACACAGCCATTCCCTATGAGCAAAATACTAATCGTCGAGGATGAATCGGACATCGCAGACCTCATCTCCATGCACCTCACTCGCGAGGGGCACGAGGTGTCCTGCATCGGCAATGGCCTTCAGGTGCTTCCTGCTGCCATCGAGCAGCAGCCGGAGCTTATCGTGCTGGACCTCATGCTCCCCGGCATGGACGGCATCCAGGTCTTCAAGCGCCTCCGCGCAGACACCCGCACCGCCACCATCCCTGTCATCATTCTCACCGCCAAAAGCCAGGTCACTGACAAGATCACCGGCCTGGAGCTGGGTGCGGACGACTACCTCACCAAGCCTTTCAGCCCGCGAGAGCTCTACCTACGCATCAGCGCCATCCTGCGCCGTGTAAAAAAGGTCACCCACGTCTCCGAGATCCAGCGCGGCCGCTTCATGCTCGACCGCAAAAACCTCAAGCTCTACCTCGACGGCACCCCGCTCGACCTCACCACCATCGAGTTCAAGCTCCTCACCACCCTCATGGAAAACGATTCCGCAGTCCACAGCCGCGCCGATCTCCTGCGCGATGTCTGGGGCTACAACAGCGACGTCGCCACCCGCACCCTCGACACCCACATCAAGCGCCTGCGAGAAAAGCTCGGCTCCGCAGGAGATCACATCGTCACCATTCGCGGCACCGGCTTCCAGTTCCAGACAGAGCTCGCCGCCTCACAGCCCGCATGACCTCCTTCTCCCTCTTCCTCGTCCTGCTCCTGGCCGCCACCATCTTCGCCTGGGTGCGCCGCGAGAAATTCTGGACGAAACGCTGGGAGAACACCGCCAAAACCCTCGGCCTCCGCGCCCGGGATGCCGACCAGCTGCCCGCATACGCCGCCGTCGTGCTCCAGGCACGCCACAAGGCCGAGCACCAGGCGGAGCAGCGCCGCGTCTTTGAGTCACTGCTCGATGAGATCAGCCAGGGTCTCGTACTGCTGGATGACACCCTCCGCATCCGCTACGCCAACAAGCCCCTCGCCAAGCTCCTGCACCGCAAGGATATCCACGTGGGCCGCCCCCTCATCGAGGAGGTGCGCGACCACCAGATCTCCGTCCTCGTGCAGGAATCCATCACCGAAAAGCGCCACACCACCCGCCGCATTCAGATGCTGCCCTCAGACGTGGGCGCAGGGTCCAATCTCGGCGGCCGCTACTTCATTGTGGAAGCCGCCCCCCTCGGCGCCGATGTAGGCGGCGGTGCCTGGCTCATGCTCCAGGACGTGACCGAGGCCGCCATGACCGAGCAGATCCGCCGGGACTTCGTGGCCAATGCCTCCCACGAGCTGCGCACCCCCCTGACGCTCATCAATGGCTACATCGAGATGCTCCAGGAGGACTCCGCCAAGATGCCCGCCGCCACACGTCGCAGCCTCGACGTGATGGAAAAGCACGGCAAGCGCATCGCCCGCATCATCGAGGACATGCTGGCCATCTCCCGCTTGGAGGATGCCAGCAGCTCCCTGAACAAGGAGCCCTTCAATCTCCGCGCCTGCGCCAAGGACGCCGCCGACCACCTCTCCCCCATGCTGGAGGGGCGGGACGCCCGCATCGTCTTAGACATCCCAAAAGACGGCCAGCTCGTCGGCGACCGCTTTTACTGGGACCAGGTGTTCACCAACCTCCTCGAAAACTCCCTCAAGGAGAACTCCAAACCCGGACTCGTCATCCGCGTCTCCGGCGAGTGGCGAGACGGCGAATGCATCGTCAAGGTCAGCGACAACGGCATCGGCATCCCTGCACACGACCTGCCCTTTGTCTTCAAGCGCTTCTACCGCGGCAACAAGCACCACTCCTCCACCCAGGTGAAGGGCACCGGCCTCGGCCTGTCCATCGTCAAGCGCGCCGTGGAGGCCCACGGCGGCAAGATCGAGCTCTCCAGCACGCCAGGTGTCGAGACTACGTTTACCATGCGCCTTCCGGTACCAGATACGAAAGCTTGAGCCCAGGCCCGGTCTGTGGTTTAAACATACTATCTGTGGAAGACCTCTTCGGCCATCGCATCTCCTACCTCCGCGTTTCCGTCACCGACCGGTGCAACGAACGCTGCCGCTACTGCATGCCCGAGGAGGAGCAGACCTGGTTCGCCAAGGAGGAAACCCTCAGCTATGACGAGCTCCTGCGCGTCGTCCGCGTGGGCGCCACCCTCGGCATTAAAAAGATCCGCGTCACTGGCGGCGAGCCCCTCACCCGCCCCGGCGTCGCCGGCTTCTGCGCCGAACTCTCCCACATCCCCGGCATCGACGAAATCGGCATCTCCACCAACGGCACCCTACTAGCCAAACTGGACGGCGGCATCACCATCGCCGAGCACCTCGTCAAAGCCGGCGTCCGTACCGCCAACATCTCCCTCGACTCCCTCGACCGCGCCGTCTATCAGCGCACCACCAGCCGCGACCTCCTCCCCCGCGTGCTCGATGGCATCGAAGCAGCCCGCGCCGCAGGTTTCCAGTCCATCAAGCTAAACTGCGTCCTCATGAAGGGCCAGACCGAGCGCGAGCTGCCCGACCTCATCGACTTCGCCCGCCAGAAAGACGCCCTCCTCCGCTTCATCGAGCTCATGCCCGTGAGCACCCAGGAGGTGCTGAGCGACGACACCTTCCTCCCCGTCGCCACCGCCAAAAAGCTCGTCGAGCAGACCACCGGGCCTCTCATCGAGTCCCCCGATTTCAAGACCAACGGCCCCGCTGTCTATCATCGCGCCCCCGCCACCGGCCAGAAGATCGGCTTCATCGGTGCCATGACGAACCTGCACTTCTGCGAGAACTGCAACAAGCTCCGCCTCACCTGCGACGGCAAGCTCCGCCCCTGCCTCGGCTCCTACCTTGAGTTCGACCTCCGCACTGTCCTCCGCTCCGGCTGCACCGACTCCGAACTCGCCGCCTTCTTCCAAAACGTCGTCTCTCGCAAACCCAAGGAACACGACTTCCGCCACAACTACCAGCCCAACAGGCGCATGATCGCCATCGGCGGTTAAGCCAACGCGAGCGCGTTAGCGTCTTGGAGTGCGGCGCTTCAGCGCCGCTTTCGCAGGCCTTCAAACTCACGCAGACCACAAACTCTCCCCAGGCAGAGGCTTTTCCCCGCACACAGCACCCCTCGAAAACGGCAGCTTCGCGTGCTACAGTCCAAATTCCCCCACCCCTCATTCGGATTTACTCATTCGTCATTATCCTCCATGCCCGCCCTCACCCATCTCAACCGCAAAGGCGAAGCCGCCATGGTCGATGTCTCCGCCAAGCCCCCCGTGCTCCGTGAAGCCGTCGCCGAAGGACGCATCCTGCTTCAGCCCGCCACGCTCGATCTCATCCGCAGCAACCAGGTCAAAAAAGGCGACGTCCTCAGCATCGCCCGCATCGCCGGCATCCAGGCCGCCAAGCAGACGCAGTACCTCATTCCCCTCTGCCACCAGATCCCGCTGAGTAAAGTGCAGCTCGACTTTGAGCTTCGCTCCAAGGCCGTCCACATCACCGCCACCGCCATCACCGTCGCCCCCACCGGCGTCGAAATGGAAGCCCTCACCGCCGTCTCCGTTGCCGCCCTTACCATCTACGACATGTGCAAAGCCGCCGACAAAAAGATGCGCATCGAAGGCGTGAAACTCGTCAGCAAGACCAAAGGCACATCTGCAACCTGACAAGGACCAGCAGCAGCCGCAGCCATCCCTCAGGAAACCTCCGCCACCACCTGCCTGATCTGCTCACGAAACCGCTGCCAGGAGTGCTCGCTACTCCAGCTCAAGGCCGCGCTCCTCATTCGCTGAAGCATCGTTTCATCCGCCGCCAGCTGCTTCAGCCGCTCACGAATCGCCTCCGCACTTCGCACCGGCACGACAAAGCCCTCCTGCCCATCCTGGATCACTCCCTCCAGCCCCGAATGCGGCGTGGTCACCACCGCCAGCCCACAGGCCATCGCCTCCAGCAGCACCAGCGCCAGTCCTTCGTACAGCGTCGGCAGTACCAGCACATCATGCTGCCTCATCTCCGCCAGCACCTCAGCATGAGATAATCCGGCACGATGCCGGTGCGCCGCCAGAAAAGCATCCAGCGCCGCACAGGGCTTATCCGCTGTTCGGGAGCCAATAACCGTCAGCTCCGCCACTCCCTCCAGGCCACTCATGGCCTCCGCCAGATAGCTCAGTCCCTTGCCCTGGTTCAGACTGCCCACATACAGCACACGCAGGCTACATTGGGTCCGGGCTGCAGGAGAAGTCGGCGCACCAGGCTCAGGACATCCATACGGCACGACATGCACCCTGGCTCTGAAAGACGGAGCCAGCTTCAGGCTCTCACGCACCAGCTCACTTGGCACCACCACCACATCCGCCATTTGCAGCTCTCGATCCCGCCTCAGCATCGCCTCGCTGCCATCTTCCATCACAGGCAGGGTCGCCGCCCACTCTGGTTTTAGTCCGGCTTCCTCCCTCACCACATCCCGGGTAAAGCGCCAGTAGGGCGTCGGCAGCTCATAGATCGTCCGCAGGCCCCTCTCACGCGCTGCCAGAAACGTATGCTCCGCCGCATCCATGTAGGCATACACCGCTTGCACACCATGGCTTTGCCTCACAGCACGGCTCACCTCCCCGTCAAACCACCGTACCACCTGATCCAGCCTTCCCAGCCTGCCAGCCAGCGGCAGTCTCCTCAGCCCCGGCACACTGCGACAGGCCAGCCTCAGCAGCTCCCGTGAGGCATGAGACTTCATGAAAGGCTCCACCACTTCAGGAAAGGTGCGGCGTGCCCCTGCCCCCGTCAGACGCCTCAGCCACACAGGCACCACGAGAGTCGTGTGAAACGCCTCCAGCGAACCTGCCTCAGCCAGCGCCTGCGCCACGGCACAGCTGTTCGGATTGCCCGTAAAATGTGAAACCAACACCTGCATGCCCTCCATCCCTCATCCCTGAAAACAAACAGTCAAACCCCATGTTGCCTCCTGCAGGCGCGAGCGCACAAAAAAGCACGCGATGCCTCACAGCATCGCGTGCTCCCAAAGATCTCAAAATCTCACTTTACGCAAACACGCCCGTCAGCGGCTGCCCCTTGTCCGCGATGGTGAACGGACGCTTGCTCGGGCTGTAGATCACCTGATCGAGCGGCAGACCCAGGGCGTACGCGATCGTGGCGTTGAAGTCCATGATCTTGACCTTGTCCTCCACCACCTCACGGCCTTCCTTGTCGGTCTTGCCGTAGGTGAAGCCCTGCTTCACGCCACCGCCAAACATGACGCCGGAGAAAGCCTTCGGATAGTGGTCACGTCCGGCATTCTGATTGATGTCAGGTGTGCGGCCAAACTCAGACGTCAGCACGATGAGCGTCTCTTCCAGCAGACCGCGGTTGTGCAGGTCAGAAACGAGCGTGGCCAGTCCCTTGTCCAGCGTTTCGCAGCGGTCCGGCACCGCCACAAAGTTGGCGTTGTGCGTGTCCCAGCCACCGAGGGAGACTTCCACAAAGCGCACCCCGCGCTCCACCAGACGGCGGGCCAGCAGGCACCCCTGGCCAAAGGCTTCCTTGCCGTAGGCCGCACGGAGTTCGCCGGGCTCTTCGCTCAGATCAAAGGCCTTCAGGTCTTCCGACTTCATCATCGCAATCGCGTCATCATACATGTCGGCATAGGCCTTCACATTGCGGTGCGGGAAAGTGCTGCGGAAGTCCTTGTCCAGCTCATCGGCCAGCTTCATGCGCGCCTGGAACTTCTCCTCCGGGCTGCCGTTCTTGATGTTTTTCAGGCCGTTCTCCGGATTGCTCACAAACAGCGGCGCCTGCGCAGCCGGGAAGAAGCCCGCGCCGGGATGGCGGCTGTCATTGCCAATGAAGACAAAGTTCGGCAGCGTGCTGTTGCCACCACCTTGGAACACATTGAGCCACGCACCCATGGCAGGATGGCGGATCGTGCCACGCATCTCGTAGCTGGTGTGCATCATGTAGTTCCCCTGCTCATGCGCACCCTGAGTG contains the following coding sequences:
- the moaC gene encoding cyclic pyranopterin monophosphate synthase MoaC, which translates into the protein MPALTHLNRKGEAAMVDVSAKPPVLREAVAEGRILLQPATLDLIRSNQVKKGDVLSIARIAGIQAAKQTQYLIPLCHQIPLSKVQLDFELRSKAVHITATAITVAPTGVEMEALTAVSVAALTIYDMCKAADKKMRIEGVKLVSKTKGTSAT
- a CDS encoding glycosyltransferase family 4 protein, encoding MQVLVSHFTGNPNSCAVAQALAEAGSLEAFHTTLVVPVWLRRLTGAGARRTFPEVVEPFMKSHASRELLRLACRSVPGLRRLPLAGRLGRLDQVVRWFDGEVSRAVRQSHGVQAVYAYMDAAEHTFLAARERGLRTIYELPTPYWRFTRDVVREEAGLKPEWAATLPVMEDGSEAMLRRDRELQMADVVVVPSELVRESLKLAPSFRARVHVVPYGCPEPGAPTSPAARTQCSLRVLYVGSLNQGKGLSYLAEAMSGLEGVAELTVIGSRTADKPCAALDAFLAAHRHRAGLSHAEVLAEMRQHDVLVLPTLYEGLALVLLEAMACGLAVVTTPHSGLEGVIQDGQEGFVVPVRSAEAIRERLKQLAADETMLQRMRSAALSWSSEHSWQRFREQIRQVVAEVS
- the moaA gene encoding GTP 3',8-cyclase MoaA, which translates into the protein MEDLFGHRISYLRVSVTDRCNERCRYCMPEEEQTWFAKEETLSYDELLRVVRVGATLGIKKIRVTGGEPLTRPGVAGFCAELSHIPGIDEIGISTNGTLLAKLDGGITIAEHLVKAGVRTANISLDSLDRAVYQRTTSRDLLPRVLDGIEAARAAGFQSIKLNCVLMKGQTERELPDLIDFARQKDALLRFIELMPVSTQEVLSDDTFLPVATAKKLVEQTTGPLIESPDFKTNGPAVYHRAPATGQKIGFIGAMTNLHFCENCNKLRLTCDGKLRPCLGSYLEFDLRTVLRSGCTDSELAAFFQNVVSRKPKEHDFRHNYQPNRRMIAIGG
- a CDS encoding DUF1501 domain-containing protein, whose product is MKQELASKLLRSGEISRRDFAVKTASSLLGVGLLGQSLTSKSFAAFEGSSKLKQAATAKNVIYLYMSGGQSHMDTWDPKEGVETAGPTKPIKTSADGVRISEYLPLTAQQMHHGTVINSLSSTQGAHEQGNYMMHTSYEMRGTIRHPAMGAWLNVFQGGGNSTLPNFVFIGNDSRHPGAGFFPAAQAPLFVSNPENGLKNIKNGSPEEKFQARMKLADELDKDFRSTFPHRNVKAYADMYDDAIAMMKSEDLKAFDLSEEPGELRAAYGKEAFGQGCLLARRLVERGVRFVEVSLGGWDTHNANFVAVPDRCETLDKGLATLVSDLHNRGLLEETLIVLTSEFGRTPDINQNAGRDHYPKAFSGVMFGGGVKQGFTYGKTDKEGREVVEDKVKIMDFNATIAYALGLPLDQVIYSPSKRPFTIADKGQPLTGVFA